DNA from Oncorhynchus masou masou isolate Uvic2021 chromosome 5, UVic_Omas_1.1, whole genome shotgun sequence:
CAAACCCATAATCATTTTATTACCAAAATAGTGGTGGAATGACagatttgttattgtttgaactgcagattgctggGTTGTGTGGGGTTTTTCAAAagcaacaaaatggctgcccagagacttggttaacagctgagggatgggggaaggagaagtgtaaccactctcaaattcatagagaaCGATATTGTAGAAACCTTAACCCAACAACTAGCGACCTCATCAAGAAGTTCAGACATCCAACAGTTATAAGGTGTTGATTTGACTGTCCCTGGGCCCAGGTTTGAGTTCAGCTCAGGGCTACCCCCTGAATTCAATACACTATGAATACAACGACTGGCCATCCATGAGATCATAATGATAatttaaccaggtttctaggctatatagtatattctagaattcatccatgtcatcaaaatgatagtttaaccaggtttctaggctatatagtatattctagaattcatccatgatgtcataatgatagtttaacccggtttctaggatatatagtatattctagaattcacccatgatgtcataatgatagtttaaccaggtttctaggatATACAGTGTGGGggagaaagtatttagtcagccaccaattgtgcaagttctcccacttaaaaagatgagaggttgaagtgtacctatgatgaaaattacaggcctctcatctttttaagtgggagaacttgcacaattggtggctgactaaatactttttgccccacagtATGTCATGCAACAACAACCAAAGTGCTTCTTCGTTCATTACAGGTATatttgttgttaggtgaagttgtGGGCCAATTTGGCAAACAGTGTACAAACCCTCATTGTCAGGTTGATGGAAAAGCCAAAAagcattttactggttgaagtgttTTTTGATTTGTGATGATGACACAAACATGATTTTAAGCAGGACATTCAATCGATCCTTACAATTAACATCCAAAGTAGTGTGAAATGCTCTCATAAGCAACCTGGAAATGGAGGTTACTTCCCTGAGTTTTTTCACATTCAGAAtacattgtgaaaaactaaaaTTTTTGCTCCtggcagatatactacatccataactagtggtttcctcattagcagatatactacatccataactagtggtttcctcattaccagatatactatatccataactagtggtttcctcattaccagatatactacatccataactagtggtttcctcattaccagatatactacatccataactagtggtttcctcattaccagatatactacatccataactagtggtttcctcattaccagtgTCACGGTGCTGACATTTGCCTTATACCTTATTCTATTGGTTATTATGCTCGTCAGCTAGTAGTCACTTGGAAACTAGTATTGGTATATGTTTTGACTCTCTTAAAGATATATTATTGTCCACACAATGAAATATTCTTTAGTGCAATCACTTTAACCTATAACCAGGGTCACTTTCTGTTCAGTGAGAGTGTCAAAGGCGTTTGCTCTCCAGAtcgttaacctcttgaatctaggggcgctatttcattattggataaaaaaacgtgcccgttttaagcgcgatattttgtcacaaaaagatgcttgactatgcatataattgacagctttggaaagaaaacactctgacgtttccaaaactgcaaagatattatctgtgagtgccccagaactgatgctacaagcgaaaccaagatgaaacttcaaacaggaaatgagcaggatttttgaggctctgtttttcattgtctccttatatggctgtgaatgcgcaaggaatgagcctgcccgatctatcgtttccccaaggtgtctgcagcattgtgacgtatttgtaggcatatcattggaagattgaccataagagaccacatttaccaggtgtccgcccggtgtgcgccgaaattggtgcgcaatcctcagctgcaagtatttttccatgggattcagagaagaaagcaggcttccacggacgatatatcaatgaagagatatgtgaaaaacaccttgaggatcgattctaaacagcgtttgccgtgtttcagtcgatattatggagttaatttggaaaaaagtttgccgttttgatgactgcattttcgttttttttggtacccaaacgtgatgtacacaatggagcgatttctcctacacaaagaatctttcaggaaaaactgaacatttgctatgtaactgagtctcctcattgaaaacatccgaagttcttcaaaggtaaattattttatttgaatccttttctgttttttgtgcaaatgttgcccgctaaatgctacgctaaatgctaatgagcttgaggctataactggatacaggtttttttcatagccaaacgtgaacaaaatggagcgatttgtcctacacaaataatattttttgaaaaactgaacatttgctatctgagagtctcctcattgaaaacatctgaagttcttcaaaggtaaatgattttatttgaatgattttcttgttttttgtgaaaatgttgctggctgaattctaggcttatagctatgctagctatcaatactcttacacaaatgcttgtttagctatggttgaaaagcatattttgaaaatctgagatgacagtgttgttaacaaaagtctaagcttgagagcaaatatatttatttcatttcatttgcgattttcatgaatagttaacgttgcgttatgcaaaTGAGCTTGaagctataaataggatcccggatccgggattgctcgacacaAGAAGTTAATCTAGCCTAGTTGTCAAAGTTTCAAGCTTTTATTAACTTTTTGGATATaggggggcgctattttaatttttggatgaaaaacattcccgttttaaacaagatattttgtcacgaaaagatgctcgactatgcatataattgacaactttggaaagaaaacactctgacgtttccaaaactgcaaagatattgtctgtgagtgccacagaactgtaGTTACAGAAAAGACccaaataaaaatccaatcaggaagtgccgcattttttgaaaccgcctcatgccaatgactccttatatatggctgtgaaggagctaggagtcagcttacgttttccactttttcctcaaggtgtctgcagcattgtgacgtatttgtcggcatatcattggaagattgaccataagagactacatctaccaggtggtcgcttggtgtcctccgtcgcaattattgcgtcaTCTCCAGCTGCATTATTTTTCTGTTTacttctgatgagaagccaactgccaccactgatagattatcgaatagatatgtgaaaaacaccttgaggattgattctaaacaacgtttgccatgtttctgtcgatattatggagctaatttggaaaaaagtttggtgttgaaagtgactgcattttcctgtctttttcattttctttttcatcaaacgtgatgaacaaaacggagctatttcgtctacacaaaaaaaatgaacatttgctatcaaaCTAAGAATCTCGTCATtgaaacatccgaagttcttcaaaggtaaatgattttatttgaatgcttttcttgtttttgtgaaaatgttgcctgcttaatgctatgctaggctatcaatactcttacacaaatgcttgtgtagctttggttgaaaagcatattttgaaaatctgagatgacagtgttgttaacaaaaggtgAAGCTTGTGttggaatatatttatttcatttgcgattttcatgaataggaaacgttccgttatggtaatgagcttgagactATGATTttctcccggatacgggattgctcgccGCTAGAGGTTAAGTcactctgttttttgtcttataCACGTTATTACAATTCAATGGTTCTACAGTTTCAATGGTTCTACATCAATAATGCTCAATCAATCCTTAATGCTTTAAGCTATGCCAGATAATATTGCAAAACTTTAAATGCGTTAACACTTCTGACAATATTGACTAAATAGCGAAAATAGTTCAATTACCTTAAATGCTCAGCCCCCTGGTCACTTTCCTGTAATTGGTATTCTCACAGCACTAACACTAGATTCCGAATTCCAATATCTTAATACACTTCCAACTCTGTGTATGGACTCAATATATTGTAACCGGTACTTGGCTGTGTCCTTGTATTGCTAATCACATCTGTACCTGATGTCTCACTGTGTGACTGCCGCTTTGTCTGTGATCAAGAGGTGTCTAGACCCCTGTGTTTCGTAGACTCAGTTTCGGGTTCACAAAGTTCAACCAAGTAGCTTCATATAGTGATCCAATAAGTACTTAGGCAAAATTATCCAGTTCTCAAATATTGTTCTAGTCCAACAAAAAGCATATATCCTAATACTATTCACTTCCAACTCTGTGTATAGACTCAATATATTGTAACTGGTACTTGGCTGTTTCCTTGTATTGCTAATCACATCTGTACTTGATGTCTCACTGTTTGACTGCCGCTTTGTCTGTGATCAAGAGGTGTCAAGACCCCTGTGTTTCAAATATGGTTCTAGTCTGACAAAAAGCGTATAGTGCAATAGTAAACATTTAAATTTACCTATGATGATTCTCCATATGAAGTCTGTCTCATATGTCAGTGAGGATCATGCCTCTCTTATGATCTCTGTTCTCTTTATATACCTTTTTACAGGGGAAGTTCGCAAGTTTCTGGAGCTGTGGCTAAACCACACTTTCACACTGACACTGCCCTGCTGCTTGCACCGGCCGCTTACTCGGGGATTGTAGATTGCTTACACTGAGTGCTTACACTGGGACTGTAGATTGCTTACACTGAGTGCTTTCTCGGGGACTGTAGATTGCTTACACTGAGTGCTTACTCGGGGACTGTAGATTGCTTTCACTGATCGCTTACACTGGGACGGGAGATTGCTTATTGCGTCATCTTAGACCTGTGTCTAAATGGAAGCTTCTTATTCTAAATCTAGGTCATGCACTACTAACTCCCATTCTGCTGCTTCCGTGTTACTGTTGGCAGATTCTACTTACTGATACCAGCTGGTTGTTTCTACCACTTGAGGCGGCGTAGGTGGCATGTCAAGCGTCAGCTGGGAGAAGTCTATGATAGGTatctcctctgcttccccttgttgtccagtttctgcaggtgtggtccatGTTTCCATGAGGTCCCGTGAATGCCCTGTGTTGCTGTACCCATTGCTTGATGGAGTGGGCAGATTATTTTCATCTCTTGTCACACCAGATATACGACATCCATAACTggtggtttcctcattagcatGGAGGAGTTTATGCAATCAAATTGCCCTCGTGCCGCAATTTTAGAAAACACAAAGGGGCCTGTATTGTAGACCAAAAGTCTTCTACCACACTGCTTAGAGCACATATGTCAAGTCAAACATGAAGAacttttttacggcccctgggatgatcttgatttattattagatgcccgcagaccgcagcaagccggcagcccgcagatcttttacaaaATACTGACATTTCCTTGCTCATTTTAAGAGCAATAGGCTGCTTCATTTAATATTTATTACAGAcatcagcatcacagtaaaattaactttcagatacccatcaaaaatggcaatgcggaaggtggacactgagaaccggggtttcaaacaaggtgggagtcgggtatatgttcacggaggtagctggaaaacctgtgtgtcttctgtggagaaagtgtggcggtactgttGTATAATCACGACATtagaaacgaaacacgcggacaaaaacaagaatatggacatggaacaaaggctacaaaaggcagaggaattaaaacgaggcctcaaatcttttcagtaaatttagcccacttttctaaaatagaaaatatgctactgatggtgccttgaagagtttctttcatttaatgttcatgttatggggatttttatataaaggaaatttgtcttttgtgtctgttgaaaattaaagattactgacagagccataagaaaatattgctttatttatctgatcatattggaatatatttgttaggttttcagtaggttcaattaggttcactagactaggtcatttaaaaaaatttcaatgaacattcgaacagtcctgTCGGATCTAAATTTgggtccatttgactttgacacccctggctTAGAGTTTCAACAACATGAATAACTTATTTCTAGTCTACAATCTTAGatgttactactaatgtgaaaacaagacaaaatataTGACTTCTTGCTCATTTTAAGACAATAATTTTAACATTCATTACAGACATCAATTGTTGTACAACATCATGGCTATGCTGTTGGCATCAAATTTTACACTGGATTACCGCTGTTGTGGGCCTTTAATcatctgtctgactttgttgttcacacaggagagagacgtgactatcgtggatcctctgctgagcctcaacaacctcatgatgctgaggagacagagaagagtctctccaggtCAGAACACCTCAATAAACACCCGCAGAGACCCACAGGGAAGAGAACctactgctgctctgactgtgggaagagattcacATCATCAGGCATTaaaattcatcagagaacacacacaggagagaaacgttatagctgtgatcaatgtggtaGGAGTTTTAGTCGATCTGGAGATCTGACAGTGCacaagagaatacacacaggagagaaaccttatagctgtgatcaatgtgggaagagatttgctacacctggccacctgactctacaccagagaacacacacaggagagaatccgtatagctgtgatcaatgtgggaagagatttgcAACATCTGGCCAcctgactctacaccagagaacacacacaggagagaaaccttatagctgtggtcaatgtgggaggagttttagCCGATCTGGAGATCTGACAGTGCacaagagaatacacacaggagagaaaccttatagctgtgatcagtgtgggaagagatttactcagtcacacagcctgatacaccaccagagaatacacacaggagagaaaccttatagctgtgatcaatgtgggaagagatttgtgacacctggccacctgactctacaccagagaacacacacaggagagaaaccttatagctgtggtcaatgtgggaggagttttagTCGATCTGGTTATCTGACAGTGCacaagagaatacacacaggagagaaaccttatagctgtgatcaatgtgggaagagatttgctacacctggccacctgactctacaccagagaacacacacaggagagaaaccttatagctgtggtcaatgtgggaggagttttagTCAATCTGGAGATCTGACAGTGCacaagagaatacacacaggagagaaacctttttgctgtgatcagtgtgggaagagatttactcagtcacacagcctgatacaccaccagagaacacacacaggagagaaatcttattgctgtgatcaatgtgggaagagttttgttcaAGCTTGCCATCTGACTCGACACCAGAGAACCCACAAGATTGAAATCTCATAGCTGTGACCAGAGATAATCTGATAAAAGATCTCTGATCAAATATTAAAAAATACATACATGAAGGAGTTGTTTCATGATTTCAATGAattaatgtcacaatgtagaattttttaacattgtagtaggagtattgtAATGATTTCACAATGTAGAAGCCTAAACGTGTGCCCACTTATGAATTGATATCAACATGTTATGGATATTAGACTCATGGGGAAAAATCCAGGCTCTGAAATGGAAGAGTACTATTTATGTGATCTAACAAAAATTGACAAACAAAAAAAGACTGGTtcatatcaaatgtatttataaagcccttcttttatcagctgatatctcaaaatgctgtacagaaacccagcctaaaaccccaaacaacaagcaatgcaggtgtagaagcacggtgtataggaaaaactccctagaaaggccaaaacctaggaagaaacctagagaagaacaaggctatgaggggtggccagcctttttctggctgtgccgggtggagattataacagaacatggccaagatgttcataaatgaccagcatggtcaaataataataatcacagtagttgtcgagggtgcctCAGGTCaatacctcaggagtaaatgtcagttggcttttcatagccgaccaTTAAGAGTATCGCTTCCATTCCTGCTGTCTCTAgcgagttgaaaacagcaggtttgggacaggtagcacatccggtaaacaggtcaaggttccatagccgcaggcagaacagttgaaactggagcagcaacacggccaggtggactgaggacagcaaggagtcatcgtgccaggtagtcctgaggcctggtcctagggctcaggtcctccaagagtgagaaagaaagaattagagagagcatacttaaattcacacaggacaccggataagacaggagaagtactccagatatatcaaactgaccctagccccctgacacacaaactactgcagcataaatactggaggctgagacgggaggggtcatgagacactgtggccccatccgatgatacccccggacagggccaaacaggaaggatataaccccacccactttgccaaagcacagcccccacaccactagagggatatcttcaaccaccaacttttT
Protein-coding regions in this window:
- the LOC135532523 gene encoding zinc finger protein OZF-like; translated protein: MRSLSYSPSNEEKDITVKQEVESGAFAVKEEDDAFRVKEEEDVTVKGEDVVYGVKEEGEEMTVTSKKEEGEEEEPGYLGPFSQTHLEASNGSNEEFSHKMVLRNHSLINTGERRDYRGSSAEPQQPHDAEETEKSLSRSEHLNKHPQRPTGKRTYCCSDCGKRFTSSGIKIHQRTHTGEKRYSCDQCGRSFSRSGDLTVHKRIHTGEKPYSCDQCGKRFATPGHLTLHQRTHTGENPYSCDQCGKRFATSGHLTLHQRTHTGEKPYSCGQCGRSFSRSGDLTVHKRIHTGEKPYSCDQCGKRFTQSHSLIHHQRIHTGEKPYSCDQCGKRFVTPGHLTLHQRTHTGEKPYSCGQCGRSFSRSGYLTVHKRIHTGEKPYSCDQCGKRFATPGHLTLHQRTHTGEKPYSCGQCGRSFSQSGDLTVHKRIHTGEKPFCCDQCGKRFTQSHSLIHHQRTHTGEKSYCCDQCGKSFVQACHLTRHQRTHKIEIS